The following proteins come from a genomic window of Venenivibrio stagnispumantis:
- the rimI gene encoding ribosomal protein S18-alanine N-acetyltransferase, translating into MIIEDLTEKDIEPVKQIIKEALNRDYQFSKNAIKKILKIKDKIVAVFELNIIFDTAEILIISVKPEYQQKGIGKEIMNYIINFCKSNNVKYIYLEVAENNQKAINLYKKFGFEVYNIRKDYYENNINALLMKKEIICKI; encoded by the coding sequence ATGATAATTGAAGATTTGACAGAAAAAGATATAGAGCCGGTAAAACAGATAATAAAAGAAGCATTAAATAGAGATTATCAATTTTCCAAAAATGCAATCAAAAAAATATTGAAAATAAAAGATAAAATAGTAGCCGTATTTGAGCTAAATATAATATTTGATACAGCAGAGATTCTTATTATATCAGTTAAACCGGAATATCAGCAAAAAGGGATAGGAAAAGAGATTATGAATTACATCATCAACTTTTGTAAAAGCAATAATGTAAAATATATATACTTAGAGGTAGCAGAAAATAATCAAAAAGCCATAAATTTATATAAAAAATTTGGATTTGAGGTTTATAATATAAGAAAGGATTATTATGAGAATAATATAAATGCTCTATTGATGAAAAAGGAGATTATATGCAAAATTTAG